A stretch of DNA from Methanolinea mesophila:
TCACCCCCTTTTGCCTTACGATGAATGCCGTGGTGATACCGAGCCTGACCGGGATAACCTCGGGCACTGGTCTTGTCTCCTGCATCGTGCTCCCAGAAGAAGGACGGATACCAAGGGGATAAACATTTTCAGGATTAATACTCCCCGCCACCAAAGAAATCCCGCAAGGTGCTCCCTGATTACTCCCCGTTCGGATTTTTTGGGTTAACTTTTTGGGTTAACTATATGCCCGATATTCGCAGAGAGAACATTACCGCCGGGGGGCGGCCCAATGCAATCCACGCCGATATCGCTGTTCATCGAGATATACGTTGATCCCTCGATATGCACCGGGTGCGGGACCTGCGTGGACCAGTGCTCCATGGGGGTGTTCGAGATGGCGAAGAAGGTCGCTGAACCGATCCGGGGGAATTCATGCATCGGGTGCTTCCAGTGCAAGAATTTCTGCCCAACGGGGGCGATTCAGACCCGGTGGGTTATGCGGGCGTGACGAATCCGGTTCATGGCTCTTTACCGGCCGTCGCATGGATGTATTCCTGCCACCTCGCAATCGAAGCGGGAAAATGTGTTCCGGTACATGATGCCGCATAGATCCCTGAAACGCCATTATATACCTGATTTTTTGCCGAACGTGAAGAATATCAGTACCAGACCCGGGAACCTCTCCGATATCTTCCGGCACTCGAAAAAAGAAGGAATGGAGGCCGGTTATTATCCTACGAGGTACTCGCCCGGGGCAGTGATCCGGGATGTATAGCTCATGACCTTCTGGAAGAGGGTAATCTCGCCGCTTGCGGTCGATGTCTCGGAGTAGACCAGATCCTCGGCTTTCACGTCCTCCATAGCACTGTAGTACCTTGCTTCCTGGACATGCACATCGATATACGATTCCGCACTGCCCATCGCGGGGATATCCCCAAACCCGGTCAGCTTGATGTTGTAGTTCGATTCGACACCCGGATCGGAGACCGGGAGATCCCATCCCTCGATCCCTCCCCGGATACCTCCCTTCTCCATGATATAACGCTGTTCGGTGTCCGTGGCAAGCGAACCGAGAGTCAGGTCGACGACGCTCCCTTCCTGGACGATATTGCAGAAGTCAGGGTTAACGGTAAGCCCCGGGCTGGCGAAGGGACAGATCATGATATCTTCATCCATGAATGCCGATCCCGCCCCGTCAAGTACAGAGTTTTCGGATGAGGTCATCCGGCCGGTATCCGTCCCGATGAACTCGACCACTTTATCGGTCCTGATATTGAACAGGCCAGTCGTTGCGGCACCGGCAGTATCGGTGGTCATTCCCTTGGCATAGGTGACGAGCCCCTGGTCGGCGATGGTGTTCTCGGTATAGGTACTGGTATATTCGGCCCGCTCCGTAGTCCCTGCGAGTGGGTAAGGCAGCGTTGATCCCTCTTCGACGTAGTTTGCGATGATGTTCACAACGCTGTCGGTCTCGGTCACCGTACCGATTGCAGACATTGCGGTCGAGGTGACGAACCCCTGGGTCTCGGGGACCTGGGGACAACCGGTGTCGGCCATGGCGGGGAGGGTACAAAGTACCAGCGCAATAGCGGACAAAACCAAAATCTCTTTGATCATAATTCACCCTTTTCGGACAGGTGCTGAACAAATCAGCACGAAAAAATAAAATTTTCGATAATAAAAATGTTTTTATTGTTTTTGAGAAGGTCTTTCTCTTCTCTGCCAGGTGGGATGAGCGCCTGGCGAACATAGGATGCCCGATGTCGCCGGTCCATCGATGTGAAAACCACAACGCGATGAGTTCCACCTTCCGAAGAATCCCAATTTTTGCCTCTTCCCGCACTCGAATCGGTCCGGGACAATTTTGTATACGAGGGTTTCGCGAATATGAGCCGCTCCCCGGTGAGCCGAGAGGCATCGAGAGGGTGCAGCCAACGGGAAATATTTACAGGGAGGAGAGAGAATTCTGGTACACGCCCGGGAACGGAATGCCCGGAGTATCACACCATGCCCGAAGAGA
This window harbors:
- a CDS encoding 4Fe-4S dicluster domain-containing protein; translated protein: MQSTPISLFIEIYVDPSICTGCGTCVDQCSMGVFEMAKKVAEPIRGNSCIGCFQCKNFCPTGAIQTRWVMRA